CATTTCCTATCCTATCATCTCCAAACTTCTTCTTATAAACCACCTTAATTATTTGATCTTTTTCCAAAATACTTATAATCGTCAAGTATTTACCTTCATTAATAGCAGATGGTTTTGCAAAATTGCTCCTTCTCTTTACTTCCTGCTTCAAGGCTTTATTAAATGGCTCAGGTTGGATATAGGCCTTTAGCTTATAATATATAATATTGTTGTTCTTATCTATTCTTTCATCAACAACAGTTAAATCTTCTAAATACCCGGTAGATAGAGTCTGAATTATATCATTACGCACCTGCATGTTTCGTACATCTACCATGGATGAAACAAAAATCTGATAGCTTTCAACTGCATTTCTTAAGGCCATATTGTAACAAAGAGATTTAGCTTCGATCAAAGTCTCATTGTCGCTGAAGTTGTATTCAGCCTTTCCTTCAATCAGAACACGATCTTGCCCTAATATCAAAGAAGATAGTAGCAGTATAGTTAAGAAATATTGCTTAATGACAGAGATTCAAAAGGTTAAATGAAAAGTATGACCTGCTAAATTCAATCAATCAAAAAGGCGACTTTGCATTCGGCCAAAAGCTGTTGGTCCATAGAACTAATCAAACCAGCCCCATCACCTTCCACTACTGCATCACTAGGAGTCGTTCCGCTGGTGCCTTTTGCTTTTAGCACTAATGGATTATCTCCAATTCTGATCATTGATTGAGGATTATCAATTTTTTTTATGTAGCCAACTACACCCATGCTTGTGGCATATTGCCTAGATACTGTCCTCATTCCATAGAGAACCGAACCGTCTACTGTGACAATTTTCGGAGCCATAGAAGGCACAATCTTGTTACCCCTTAAATCTATAACAAGACCAGTATAAGGCTTTGCGGGTGGTGGCGGTGGTGTAGTAGATGGTTCATATACAGGTTCCTTTGCTTCAGCAGATTTCTTTGATCCTCCGCTGGGCAAAACCGCTTGGGAATATTCCCCTAATAGTGGCATTGTTATAGAGATAGTACACACCCATTTTTCACCATCTCTTTCATATGCAACAGAATTGTCATCAAACCACGCTTGTCTAATATATCCACTGGCTTCAGAGACCACTAAATCTTCTTCAACTTCAAGATTACGCATTGTAGTTCTGGAATCGATCCTGACATCTTTTAAGGCTTCAATTAGATTGCGTCGGGCATCAGTTTTGGCCCCTCTTTCTGCTATCAGCTTGTTTTTACCATAAGCTGCTCCCTCTACAGTAATAGTTTTATTTATCCAGTCAATCTCTTGTGAAAAAACTGTGGTAAAGATGATTATAGTACTGACAAGTGTTCTACGCATAGCTACAACCTTTGGTTAGCATTAAAAAAACTCTACTAGCTGCTGAAAAAATCTCCCGCTGAGTTAATCTATACAGCTATTAAGAGAAAATCAACTCTTCAAAAAATTATATCACTCTGTGGGTCCTTCTTTCATCCCGACCGTCCCCCCGTCATTTTTCAGATTGAGATTGGGAAAGTGGTTGAGAAAGCTGATGTGATAGCATAATAGGAAAACTAAGGAGAGATAGCAGTAAAGCCAAGATATAACGATCTTCACATTACTTTTTATCTTATCTCAGTCAAGCTGTTCGTGTTTCTGTCCATCCAATGATAACCTGCATCTGTTACCAATTCAAGACGAACTTGGGTCAAGGAAACCTTCAAGTTTTCCAAATCTTTGAAGGTTTTCTCATCAGAGGGTTTCCCCTTTGTGTTTAAGAGCCTTTTTGTTTTATAAGCCGTTGAACTAAATTCCGTCTGCATGGCTATTCTCATCACAGGATCGTCAGGTTACATCGGCACCGAATTGTGCCGCAGATATGAACTTGATGAAACGGTGGAGGATATTGTCGGCCTCGATGTCGTTCCTCCTAAAGAAGACTTCTCCAAGCTCGTTTTCTATCAGAGAAACTGTAACAGTGATCTGATCGATATTTTTCAGAACCATCAGATTCAGACGGTAATCCATCTCGTCTTTGCACTGAATCCCACACACGACTCAAAGAAGATGTTCGAAATAAATGTAGGCTCTCTGGAGAATGTCATGAGTCATGTGGACCAGTTTGGCGTGCGGCGATTGGTGGTGACCAGTTCGGCCACGGCCTATGGCGCTCATTCGGATAATCCTCCACGGCTAACGGAAGATAACGCAATCAGAGGCAATGAAGGATTTCAATACTCTCGCGATAAAGCCACTGTCGAGAGCCGGCTCGCCGATTTCCAGAATTCCCATTCTGATGTGGATGTAATCATCGCACGGCTCGCTATCGTATGCGGCCCACACATCAACAACTTTGTTTCACGGTATGTGAGTAAGCCGCTGGTTCCGTTGGTGAAAGATGCCGATGTAGAGATGCAGTACATTCATGAAGAAGATGTGGCTGATGCTCTGTACGTCATGGCTGCCGAAGCACCTGCCGGTGCGTACAATCTCGGTCCGCCTGAAACCATCTCCGATGAAAACGCCGTAGCAGAGATGGGAGGGCGAGTTCTCAGGTTGGGGCCGCGCTTAATACGATGGCTTACCGCACTGGCTTGGAGCTTAAGACTTAAGTTTCTGACGGAGGCGCCGAGTTCAATGATCGATTTTATCGAATTTCCGTGGGTGGTGGACGGCAGTAGAATTGAAAGGGAGACAAGTTTTCGCTATCGGTATTCCTCCTCTGACGCCATTCGGGCCTTCGCTCAGAAACGGCAGGAAGCGTAGATATGGCCGGTTTGCATCCGCAGCTAACGCACTTCCCCATCGCCCTGATTATGACAGCGTGTCTATTTCAAGCCGTCCTCGTCTTCAAGCGCTCCTGGATGTGTCGATCAACACCGCTATGGCTGTTAGGCTTTTCCCTTGTCCTGACTCTCGGAGCCACACTCTCTGGCGAAGATGCAGTAAACCTTGCCCAGCAGGAGACTGATATTCCGGCGGCCGCCGGAAAAGTCATGGAACAGCACGAAACATACGCGGACGTGACTTTCTGGGGGACGCTCATCGTTTTCTTCGGCTGGCTGTGGCTGTTCCTCAAGAATCCTGTTGATCGGCGCCTGGATGTTGCAGCACTTCTCTGCCTTCTTCTTCTCTCCATCTCGGTCGGCATCACAGGGTACCTAGGCGGCAAACTGGTCATGACCCACGGCGTTGGTGTGGGACTTCTGTGAAACGCCGCGACTTCCTCAAATCCCTCTCACTGTTTTTTGCCCATAGCGCCGTTCCTCTCATCCGACCGCTGGGGGCGACCGGTTCTGTTGTAGGACAGACTGCTTCTGTCTGTGATATTCATATTCATCTCTTGGGTACAAGCGAAACAAATGATTGTTTTGTCAGCCGGGAATATGCCAAGTCTCTTGTCTACAGAGCATCATCGCTTTTTATCGATATCGATCAATCCGGTTCACCGGAAGAACGTGACACTAAATATGTTGCCCGTCTGAAGCAGCTGTTCGATGAATCTGATCAGCATCGGTACGGGGTTTTGCTGGCTATGGATGGGGTTTATGACGCAGCAGGCAATCTTAATAAGGAAGATACACCGTTTTATGTGTCTAACGACTATCTCCTTTCAGTCTGTGCTGAAAAGGAAGAATTCGTGCCCGGTGCTTCGGTCAATCCTCACAGAAAGGATGCCCTCGACGAACTGGCAAAAGTGGCAGAACAGGGTGCTGTCCTTGTGAAGTGGATTCCCAACAGTCAGAACATCGATCCTTCTGATGACCGACTTATTCCATTCTATCGCCGCTTGCGGGAGCTGAATCTCCCCCTGTTGTCACACAGCGGTACGGAGCATACAGTTTCCTCTGTGGATCAGTCGTATGGCGATCCGGCACGATTGCGGACGGCGCTGGAAGAGGGTGTAAAAGTGATTGTGGCGCACTGCGCTGCGGGAGGGGGAGATAGAGATGGTTCGTACTTCTACCGCTTCATCGATCTGCTTGGAGATTATGCAAACTTGCATGGAGATATTTCGGGATTGGGGATGCTTCATCACCAGCGGCGAATGCGTTATCTGCTGGATCATCCTGCGCTTTTTGAAAGGATGTACTACGGCAGCGACTTTCCGCTGCTCTCTTTCCCGTTCACGAGTCCTTACTACTTTTTAGGCAGACTGCCTCTGAGTAAAGCATGGAGAATCCTGGAGGTCGATAATATTCTCTTGCGTGATGCGGCTAAACTACAGGCACTTGACGTTCCGCCTTCCTGCCTCGCGAGGGGAATGAATCTGATCTCAGAGACGACATGAACTGGCTGATCACTACAGTTGTCCTTCTATTTCTGGTGATCGTCTTTCGCCGCCGCCTAAGGTTCATCTGGCGGCTTTTCGTGATTGTTGGCAGTACAGTACCTGGTCCTATCAAGTCGCTCTTCAACCGCGTCAGTCGGGCCGTTTCCATGGAGTTGAGTTCCTACCTTGACGGAGATGGCAACGACCAGCCGCTTCGTATCTACCATCCTGCCACCGCGGGTGAATGCGCGGCATTTATTCTTTACCCCGGGGCCTCCCCGGCCGGCGAAGAACATGAAGCCGTAAATGAACTCGCCCTGGCACTGGCGAGAGGCGGCTTCAGGGTGTTCCTACCGCGAATCCCCGAACTGAAGAAGGTGCTCATCCGCCAGGAGTCCATTAATCACATAATCAGAGTATATGAAGCTGTCAGCGGAAGACAAGATGTGGACGCGACACGGATTGCCGCCGTCGGTATGAGCTTTGGCGGCAGTCTGATGGTCAAGGCGTGCTGTGACAAAAGGATGATCGTAAAACCGGCCGTTGTGCTTTCCTACGGGAGTTTTTTCGATTTCGAAAAGACGTTAGAATTCGTTCTGACAGGAAACTTCAGCGACGGGATCAATGATTATCACCTGGAACCTCACGAGTGGGGTCGAGTCGGTTTTTTCCACAACTTCATTCAATATGTAGATGGAGACTTCGATTTCAATAATGTGCAATCGTATCTGCTCACATGTGCTGGGGCTGAAGAAGATAAAGTCTTGGCGGCATATAGCGATCTTTCACGGAAAGATCAGAGGTTCGTGGATAAGATTCTCAAAGATAGTGATTTGGAGACACAAAAGCTGGCGCAAGAAACCTTGGCTAAAGTCCGTGCGACTATCGAGCCGCTCTCGCCTAGATCGTTTTTGGATCGAATCGACTTTCCTCTCTTTCTTATGCACGGAGCCAACGATACCATGGTTCCTTTCACGGAAACTGTGATGTTCGATAGAGCTCTTCGAGAAAGAGGAAAGCAAGTCGACACTTTCATCAGTTATCTTTATGCCCATTCGGAGGTAACAGAACACAGTAAGGGCTACATAGGTTTTATAAGAGAGGCATGGAAGATTGGTGTTTTCATGAGCAGGTTACTGGGTAAGCTTGTGTGACATCTGATTCGATGGGAGACAGACAGGCAGGTGTGAAGCCGAAAAACAGCAAAATTCCTATCTTCAAGCCTTTCGAGGAAAATGCTTGACTTTCTCGACGAGAAGGTCTAAAATCGCCGTCGAGAAAGAAAAGCAACCATTTTCCATTAAATAAAGGAGATACACAATGGCTGAAAAAGTCAAGACTGTAGGCGTTAACAAGGAATCTGGTTACCTCTATTATCTTGGAAAAGATGGTGACGTATGGCGTTCCAAGATGGCTCGTGCGGGAAAAGGTGGCGGGAACGCCGAAAGAGTTGCCGGCGCGGGAGTGGCCAGACAATCAGGATACCTCTATTTCGTCGATAAGGACGGGGATGTCTCCCGTGCGAAGATGGCAAGGGGTCGTTAGTACTTAGCTTTCGCTGGGTCTTTGAAAAAGCCTCCTTTGGGAGGCTTTTTTGATTTAAGGGAGAATCGAGTAATATGATGAATCGATCTGGGAAAGGAGTATTAGCGATAATGTGCTCTTTCACATAAATTTCAGATGAAGAAGTTGCCTGGGTGTGCTCAACAGTCGAGAGAAGAAGATATGAGGAACACTCTATTTTCTGTTATCATCTCAGGTTGGTTCGCGACGGTTTTAAGCGGGCAAGTGGAGTACACGACGCAGATTCAACCTGTGTTCGATACAAGCTGTAACTTTACTGCATGTCATGGCGGAAATGCTGGCGGCCTGAACCTTACATCCTATGACAATCTGATGAAAGGCGACAGTAACAACGGACCGGTAGTGACGCCCGGGGATGGTGTTTCTGAAGTAAAGCTTCCTGCAGATTCTAAGAAGCACCGCTGATACTCTGTTCTGATTGAACCGAGACCCGGATAGAGAATATAAGTTCAAACATATCATACGAATGAAAGAATCAGAGTTAGCTGTTCAAACAGTAGCCCGTTTTGCCGCAGAGAATCATGATGGATTCCTTGAGGAACTGAAGGATCTTATAAGGATCCCCAGCATCTCGAGTAGTACCGAACATAAGGGTGATGTCGAGCGTTGTGCACAGTTTACCAAGAAAATCATGTTGGAGATCGGACTTGAAAAAGCCGAGATTTGGGAGACAGATGGTCATCCGATTGTCTATGGCGAATGGTTGGGTGTTTCCGGAAAGCCAACCGTTCTCATATATGGTCATTACGATGTTCAGCCAGTCGACCCTCTCGATCTCTGGGAGACGCCGCCTTTTGAACCTTCTGTCAGGAACGGTAAGATGTACGGGCGCGGATCGGTCGATGATAAAGGTCAGGTTCACGTTCATTTGAAGGCTGTTGAGTCTTGGCTGAAGGAAGCAGGCGCACTGCCGGTCAATTTGAAGTTTCTGATAGAAGGAGAAGAGGAGGTCGGTAGTAAGAATCTGAACACCTTTTTGAAAGATAACCGGCAGATGCTGGCTGCTGATGTTGTGCTTATTTCTGACACCTCAATGATCAAGAAGGGGGTACCGTCTATCTGTTGCGGTCTGCGCGGCCTGGCCTATTTCCAGATTGACCTGCGCGGGTCCGGACAGGATCTCCATTCGGGATCGTTTGGCGGCGCTGTCAAGAATCCCATCCATGCGCTGACAGAGATAATCAATCAGCTGAAGGATGAAAAGGGTCGCATTACCATTCCGGGATTTTATGATGATGTGGTTGAGCTGGCACCCGACGAAGAAGAAGCACTGGCAAAGCTGCCGTTTGATCAAGAGGATTTTCGCAAGGAGATCGGCGCGGCTAAACTTTACGGCGAAGAAGGGTTTTCGGTGCTGGAGAATCTCTGGGCCCGCCCCGCCCTTGACGTGTGTGGAATCTGGGGCGGTTTCACAGGAGAAGGATCAAAGACAGTCATCCCGGCTGAGGCTCATGCAAAAGTCAGTATGCGGTTGGTTTCTAATCAGGATCCTGAGACTGTCGCTACCATGTTCGAAGATTATATCAGGAAAATTACACCGCCGGAAGTTGAACTGTCGGTGCAGCGGATGCACGGTGGATTGCCCTTCCTCGCCGATACCAGCCACCCTGCTTTCGAAGCTTCAGTGAGAGCACTGAAGAGAGGATTCGATAGTGACGCTGTGTTCATTCGCGAGGGCGGTTCTATCCCCTTTGTGCAGACTCTCAATGAAGTGCTGAATGTCCCTATTGTTATGGTAGGTTTTGGTCTGCCAGATGAAAATGCCCACGCACCCAACGAGTGGTTCGATATGGAGAACTATGAAAAGGGTATCCTCAGTAGCATATATCTGTATGATGAACTGTCACGAATCTGATTAATATTAAGTTCACAATCCCGACCTTTTCCAAAATGAAGCACGATCTGCGGTTGATCTCCGTCCTAGCTGGATTCTGGTTTATCTTGCCGGCGACAATCATGGGTGAAGTGTGTAATCTAGTCTCTGAAATTGAGGTGACCGGCCATCGTAAGACGAAGGAGTACATCATCCGGCGCGAAATACAGCATCCTGTAAATATCCCGCTGGACAGTACGCTAGTGGAAGAAGACAGGGATCGGATAGAGAATCTTGGCATCTTCAGCATCGTCAGCTGGCAGATGGTTCCGAATGAAGACGGATCGTGTACTCTCAGCTACAGCGTAATCGAGACATTGGGGATTATTCCCGGTGCTATGCCTATCTACTCGGAAGATAGAGGGTGGTCGCTTTCCGGCGGTGTCCTGATCAAGAACTTTCGCGGCAGGAACGAAAACCTGAATCTTGGTGGGAGCATCGGAGCTTTCAAGACGTTTGGCTTAGAGTTTCTCGACCCGTGGATAATCGGTGACCACATTTCATTAAGCATCCAGACTGGTCGCGCCATTTTTTCACATCCGTTTCTTGAATACGACATAGAGACAATTTCATTTGAAGCAAATGTGGGGCGCTACTTTGGTTATGAGAGGAGGGTGAGTGTTGGGTTTGAGCTAGAGAGTAAGTCTTTTCAGGGAGAAAATGAGATATTAGACTATACCTATATCGCGCCCCAGGGGACATTCATATACGACACGCGTGACATCTATACCGATCCCAGCAACGGCATGCTGTTTATCGAAAACTTATATGCGGTGCTCGATTTTGAGGGGGATCAAAATAATTTTCTGAAGTGGTTTCAATCGTATAGCTTTTACCATACCCTGATCCCGGGTCTGAAAAAGCTGACGGCCGGAATAAACCTGAAGGGGATGCTCTCCTTCGGAAACTTGCACGATGTGTGGGTGAGCTATCTCGGTGGCGGTCTGAGTGTGAGAGGCTGGCGTGTCCCTGAACGCAAAATTTACCGTGATGAATCGATGGCGTTCAGATTTGGCCATCACTGGATTGTCACCTCTGCGGAGCTCCGTCAGACCATTATTCCGAGATCAATCACACCCATAGACACGGAGTACGGACTTATCGCCGCAGTTTTCGCAGATGTGGGGATGATGTCCACCTCCATCAAGACACTGTTTGATCAATCTCCCATGGCCGGCATCGGTGTCGGTGTGCGCATCCCGTGGCCTATAGCCGGTATCATCCGACTCGACTATGGCTGGGCCTTCAGAGAGGGGAAGTTTATGGAAAGAAGTTTTCATTTGGCTGTCGGACAGAAGTTCTAAAGCGTCAAGGAGTATAATAAAAATGAAACCGCCGCAACAGTTTGAAGATCTGGTAGATAGGTTTTACGATGACTATTTCAACTTTAATCCCACGCTGGGTCGGCAGATGGGATTTAAACAGTATCTGGGAAAGATACCCGATTTTGCGTATGAAACTATCATGGGTTTCCATCGGCGGCTTCAATTTTACCTTATTGAGGTTAAGCGACTGCAAGGCGAAAATCTTGACCGACAGAGTCAGGCTGATCTGAAACAACTCGAGTTGACTGTTGAGTATGAAACGTTTGCAATTCATCGGCTTTGCTGGTGGGCAGAAGATCCTATGGCGTACGCTGAACATCTCGATGTCAGTCACTACATGAAGCGCAACTATGCTCCGTTGGAAGAGCGAATTCTGCACGTCACTGACCATCTTTCCCAGGTCGCTCATTTCCTGGAACAGCAGCGGTTCAATCTGAAACCTGTACAGCCGCGAATCAACTTGGTCACCGCAATTGAGATGTACCAGGGATATAGAGATTTCTATAGGGGTGACGTATTGGAATTCTTTCAGAATGTTGCAGACGGCCGCATTCGTTCTCAGCTTGATGCCGCCGTGGAAGCAGCTGCCGCGGCCGTTAAAAAATTTGTTCTGTATATGGAAGAGGAGTTGTTGCCCGCCGCGACTGAAGAATTTACCATCGGACGTTTCAAATTCATCGATATGCTCCAATTAGGAGAAATGGTGGATATTGAGCTTGATCAACTCCTGAAACTGGGAGAGACTGACCTTGAGCAAAACAGGAAGCGGTTTGAGTCAGAAGCGCTTAGCTACTTGCCAGATAAGAAGCCCCAGGAAGCGATGCAGGAGATCGCAAGCAATCACCCCTCTCCGGAAAGCCTCACCAGCGATACAGCCGACATGCTGGAACAGATAAGACAGTTTCTCATCGATAACGAACTTGTAACGGTGCCGTCGGAAGTGCGGATTTTGGTGGAGGAGACTCCTGGTTTCATGCGCTGGGCGTTCGCGATGTGCGACCCACCCGGGCCGTT
This genomic interval from Candidatus Neomarinimicrobiota bacterium contains the following:
- a CDS encoding NAD-dependent epimerase/dehydratase family protein, which produces MAILITGSSGYIGTELCRRYELDETVEDIVGLDVVPPKEDFSKLVFYQRNCNSDLIDIFQNHQIQTVIHLVFALNPTHDSKKMFEINVGSLENVMSHVDQFGVRRLVVTSSATAYGAHSDNPPRLTEDNAIRGNEGFQYSRDKATVESRLADFQNSHSDVDVIIARLAIVCGPHINNFVSRYVSKPLVPLVKDADVEMQYIHEEDVADALYVMAAEAPAGAYNLGPPETISDENAVAEMGGRVLRLGPRLIRWLTALAWSLRLKFLTEAPSSMIDFIEFPWVVDGSRIERETSFRYRYSSSDAIRAFAQKRQEA
- a CDS encoding DUF2231 domain-containing protein, yielding MAGLHPQLTHFPIALIMTACLFQAVLVFKRSWMCRSTPLWLLGFSLVLTLGATLSGEDAVNLAQQETDIPAAAGKVMEQHETYADVTFWGTLIVFFGWLWLFLKNPVDRRLDVAALLCLLLLSISVGITGYLGGKLVMTHGVGVGLL
- a CDS encoding amidohydrolase family protein, giving the protein MKRRDFLKSLSLFFAHSAVPLIRPLGATGSVVGQTASVCDIHIHLLGTSETNDCFVSREYAKSLVYRASSLFIDIDQSGSPEERDTKYVARLKQLFDESDQHRYGVLLAMDGVYDAAGNLNKEDTPFYVSNDYLLSVCAEKEEFVPGASVNPHRKDALDELAKVAEQGAVLVKWIPNSQNIDPSDDRLIPFYRRLRELNLPLLSHSGTEHTVSSVDQSYGDPARLRTALEEGVKVIVAHCAAGGGDRDGSYFYRFIDLLGDYANLHGDISGLGMLHHQRRMRYLLDHPALFERMYYGSDFPLLSFPFTSPYYFLGRLPLSKAWRILEVDNILLRDAAKLQALDVPPSCLARGMNLISETT
- a CDS encoding prolyl oligopeptidase family serine peptidase; the encoded protein is MNWLITTVVLLFLVIVFRRRLRFIWRLFVIVGSTVPGPIKSLFNRVSRAVSMELSSYLDGDGNDQPLRIYHPATAGECAAFILYPGASPAGEEHEAVNELALALARGGFRVFLPRIPELKKVLIRQESINHIIRVYEAVSGRQDVDATRIAAVGMSFGGSLMVKACCDKRMIVKPAVVLSYGSFFDFEKTLEFVLTGNFSDGINDYHLEPHEWGRVGFFHNFIQYVDGDFDFNNVQSYLLTCAGAEEDKVLAAYSDLSRKDQRFVDKILKDSDLETQKLAQETLAKVRATIEPLSPRSFLDRIDFPLFLMHGANDTMVPFTETVMFDRALRERGKQVDTFISYLYAHSEVTEHSKGYIGFIREAWKIGVFMSRLLGKLV
- a CDS encoding dipeptidase — its product is MKESELAVQTVARFAAENHDGFLEELKDLIRIPSISSSTEHKGDVERCAQFTKKIMLEIGLEKAEIWETDGHPIVYGEWLGVSGKPTVLIYGHYDVQPVDPLDLWETPPFEPSVRNGKMYGRGSVDDKGQVHVHLKAVESWLKEAGALPVNLKFLIEGEEEVGSKNLNTFLKDNRQMLAADVVLISDTSMIKKGVPSICCGLRGLAYFQIDLRGSGQDLHSGSFGGAVKNPIHALTEIINQLKDEKGRITIPGFYDDVVELAPDEEEALAKLPFDQEDFRKEIGAAKLYGEEGFSVLENLWARPALDVCGIWGGFTGEGSKTVIPAEAHAKVSMRLVSNQDPETVATMFEDYIRKITPPEVELSVQRMHGGLPFLADTSHPAFEASVRALKRGFDSDAVFIREGGSIPFVQTLNEVLNVPIVMVGFGLPDENAHAPNEWFDMENYEKGILSSIYLYDELSRI
- a CDS encoding BamA/TamA family outer membrane protein → MKHDLRLISVLAGFWFILPATIMGEVCNLVSEIEVTGHRKTKEYIIRREIQHPVNIPLDSTLVEEDRDRIENLGIFSIVSWQMVPNEDGSCTLSYSVIETLGIIPGAMPIYSEDRGWSLSGGVLIKNFRGRNENLNLGGSIGAFKTFGLEFLDPWIIGDHISLSIQTGRAIFSHPFLEYDIETISFEANVGRYFGYERRVSVGFELESKSFQGENEILDYTYIAPQGTFIYDTRDIYTDPSNGMLFIENLYAVLDFEGDQNNFLKWFQSYSFYHTLIPGLKKLTAGINLKGMLSFGNLHDVWVSYLGGGLSVRGWRVPERKIYRDESMAFRFGHHWIVTSAELRQTIIPRSITPIDTEYGLIAAVFADVGMMSTSIKTLFDQSPMAGIGVGVRIPWPIAGIIRLDYGWAFREGKFMERSFHLAVGQKF
- a CDS encoding DUF885 domain-containing protein, with amino-acid sequence MKPPQQFEDLVDRFYDDYFNFNPTLGRQMGFKQYLGKIPDFAYETIMGFHRRLQFYLIEVKRLQGENLDRQSQADLKQLELTVEYETFAIHRLCWWAEDPMAYAEHLDVSHYMKRNYAPLEERILHVTDHLSQVAHFLEQQRFNLKPVQPRINLVTAIEMYQGYRDFYRGDVLEFFQNVADGRIRSQLDAAVEAAAAAVKKFVLYMEEELLPAATEEFTIGRFKFIDMLQLGEMVDIELDQLLKLGETDLEQNRKRFESEALSYLPDKKPQEAMQEIASNHPSPESLTSDTADMLEQIRQFLIDNELVTVPSEVRILVEETPGFMRWAFAMCDPPGPFEEVATESFYYVTNVHPDWSDRQKEEWLTKFDYATLDNISVHEAYPGHYVHYQHTLSAPSKVAKIAGAYSFWEGWAHYSEEMMLDEGWHAGEPQYRLAQLSEALLRDCRYICAIKMHTGGMTVDEATTFFMENSYMEETPARKEAERGTYDPGYLNYTLGKLMLLKLREDWKTQQGKKYSLKRFHDTLLSFGAPPLPLVRELMLEEMGEIL